One stretch of Shewanella sp. Arc9-LZ DNA includes these proteins:
- a CDS encoding MaoC family dehydratase, translated as MPTVINRNDITNYIGFQAEPTSWYQITQDQINQFADCTLDHQFIHVDEEKAKATPFGSTIAHGFLSLSMLSHFAEEFSVIIDGFYMGLNAGFDKVRFLQPVTVNSRIRAHAKTLSIEEKKPGQFRLSTEVTIEIEGVDTPALVAEWISVQMVK; from the coding sequence ATGCCGACAGTCATCAATCGTAACGACATCACAAACTATATTGGCTTCCAAGCCGAGCCAACAAGCTGGTATCAAATCACTCAAGATCAGATTAATCAGTTTGCGGATTGCACACTGGATCATCAGTTTATTCACGTAGATGAAGAAAAAGCCAAAGCCACGCCTTTTGGCTCGACCATTGCCCATGGCTTCCTGTCACTTTCCATGCTGTCACATTTTGCTGAAGAATTTAGTGTCATCATTGACGGTTTTTATATGGGCTTGAATGCCGGTTTCGATAAAGTGAGATTTTTACAGCCGGTTACCGTGAACAGTCGCATTAGAGCACACGCTAAAACTCTTTCAATTGAAGAAAAGAAACCAGGGCAGTTCCGTTTATCAACCGAAGTGACCATTGAAATTGAAGGTGTTGATACTCCGGCATTAGTGGCTGAGTGGATTTCTGTGCAAATGGTTAAGTAG
- a CDS encoding acetyl-CoA C-acyltransferase, giving the protein MREAVIVSVARTPIGKAYRGAFNDLSAPTLAAVAVNAAVERAGIDPNEIEDCIFGAALTQGNQGMNFGRQVAMAAKLPVSVPGMTVDRQCSSGLMSIAIAANYIVCDGANVVVAGGCDSISLVQNDKMNMHRAVDPSVKAYRPAIYMPMLDTAEVVANRYGISREAQDAYALISQQRTADAQAAGKFDDEIVPVTCTKLVMDKASNDITKEQVTLTQDEGNRPSTNIEGLAGLKAVKDNGSITGGNASQLSDGAAAVVVMERELAEQRGLKPLGVYRGMVVVGCEPDEMGIGPIFAIPKLLERHSLNIDDIGLWEINEAFAVQVIYCAEKLGIPYDRLNVDGGAISIGHPYGMSGTRMVMHALIEGKRRGVKYVVISMCIGGGQGAAGLFEVL; this is encoded by the coding sequence ATGAGAGAAGCCGTCATTGTATCTGTAGCGAGAACCCCCATTGGTAAGGCGTACCGCGGTGCGTTTAATGATTTATCTGCTCCAACATTAGCTGCAGTTGCTGTTAATGCAGCCGTTGAGCGTGCGGGTATTGACCCGAATGAAATTGAAGATTGTATTTTTGGTGCTGCACTAACCCAAGGTAACCAGGGGATGAACTTTGGTCGTCAAGTGGCAATGGCGGCAAAACTGCCTGTGTCTGTGCCAGGTATGACTGTCGACCGTCAATGTTCATCAGGGTTAATGTCTATTGCTATCGCTGCCAACTATATTGTTTGTGATGGCGCCAACGTGGTAGTTGCTGGCGGTTGTGACTCAATCAGCTTGGTTCAAAATGATAAAATGAACATGCACCGAGCGGTCGACCCAAGTGTTAAAGCTTATCGTCCAGCGATTTATATGCCGATGCTTGATACCGCCGAAGTGGTTGCTAATCGTTATGGCATCTCGCGTGAAGCACAAGATGCTTATGCATTAATCTCGCAACAACGCACTGCTGATGCACAAGCTGCAGGTAAATTTGATGACGAAATTGTGCCAGTTACGTGTACAAAATTGGTGATGGATAAAGCCAGCAATGATATCACTAAAGAACAAGTCACCTTAACTCAAGATGAAGGTAACCGTCCTTCAACCAATATTGAAGGCTTAGCGGGTTTAAAAGCGGTAAAAGATAACGGCTCAATTACTGGCGGTAACGCATCGCAACTGTCTGACGGTGCTGCCGCTGTTGTGGTAATGGAACGAGAACTCGCTGAGCAACGCGGTCTTAAGCCGTTAGGTGTTTACCGAGGCATGGTGGTTGTAGGTTGTGAGCCAGATGAAATGGGCATAGGTCCAATTTTTGCTATTCCTAAGTTGCTTGAACGTCATAGTTTGAATATTGATGACATTGGTTTGTGGGAAATCAATGAAGCGTTTGCGGTTCAGGTCATTTACTGTGCCGAAAAATTGGGCATTCCATATGATCGTTTAAACGTCGACGGGGGCGCAATTTCTATTGGTCATCCTTATGGCATGAGCGGTACTCGTATGGTGATGCACGCGTTAATTGAAGGTAAACGTCGTGGTGTTAAATACGTCGTGATCAGCATGTGTATTGGTGGCGGTCAAGGTGCTGCAGGTTTATTTGAAGTGTTGTAA
- a CDS encoding AMP-binding protein, protein MERIWLEKSYPPGVEFEIDPDKYNSLADLFLKYTKLYATNTAFINMDVSITYTQLAQQATDFATYLQQDLGLVKGDKFAIMIPNTLQYPIALFGALIAGLTVVNVNPLYTARELEHQLKDSGTKGILILENFAHVLQAVIDKTDVKHVITTGVGDRLGLIKGALVNGAIKHVKKLVPAFDLPNAVKFNDAMAKGSKKTFIPVDVIGSDLAFLQYTGGTTGPSKGAMLTHRNMVANLEQSNAVTKNVYEIGKELIITALPLYHIYALTSNCLAFLPFGGTNLLITNPRDMAGFVKELAKYRFTVITGVNTLFNGLLNTPGFDQLDFSALKMGFGGGMSVQRPVAEHWERVTKSRLLEGYGLTECAPLVTMSPYNQKSYNGSIGLPASSTDIRLVGADGEDVALGEPGEMWVKGPQVMKGYYNRQKATDEVLIDGWLATGDIATMDENGFFKIVDRKKDMINVSGFNVFPNEIEEVIVSHEGVLEAAAVGVSCDITGERVKVYIVRKDPTLTEQDIFDHCNKMLTNYKRPKIIEFMNELPKSNVGKVLRKDLRNQSQA, encoded by the coding sequence ATGGAAAGGATTTGGTTAGAAAAGAGTTATCCGCCTGGGGTTGAGTTTGAAATCGATCCAGATAAATACAACTCATTGGCAGATTTGTTTTTAAAATATACCAAGTTATATGCCACGAATACGGCATTTATCAACATGGATGTTAGCATTACTTATACGCAGCTTGCCCAGCAAGCTACTGACTTTGCAACCTATTTACAGCAAGACTTAGGTTTAGTGAAAGGCGATAAGTTTGCCATCATGATCCCCAATACACTGCAATATCCGATCGCATTATTTGGTGCACTTATTGCGGGATTAACCGTAGTGAATGTCAATCCACTCTATACCGCCCGTGAGTTAGAACATCAATTAAAAGACTCAGGCACGAAAGGCATATTAATTTTAGAAAACTTTGCTCATGTATTGCAGGCAGTCATTGATAAAACCGATGTTAAACATGTTATCACCACTGGTGTGGGTGACCGATTAGGCCTGATTAAAGGCGCATTAGTTAACGGCGCGATTAAGCACGTGAAGAAATTGGTGCCAGCGTTCGATTTACCTAATGCGGTTAAATTTAATGACGCCATGGCAAAAGGCAGTAAAAAAACCTTTATACCGGTTGACGTTATCGGTTCTGACTTAGCCTTTTTGCAATACACTGGCGGCACTACAGGCCCTTCAAAAGGTGCCATGCTGACTCACCGTAATATGGTTGCCAACCTTGAACAGTCCAATGCGGTTACCAAAAACGTCTATGAAATTGGTAAAGAGCTGATTATTACCGCATTACCGCTTTATCACATCTACGCGTTAACCTCCAACTGCCTAGCCTTTTTACCTTTTGGCGGCACCAACTTATTAATCACCAATCCAAGAGACATGGCCGGCTTTGTCAAAGAACTGGCGAAATATCGCTTTACTGTTATTACAGGTGTAAACACCTTGTTTAACGGATTATTGAATACTCCAGGATTTGATCAACTCGATTTCAGTGCATTAAAGATGGGCTTTGGTGGCGGAATGTCAGTTCAGCGACCAGTTGCAGAACATTGGGAGCGAGTCACTAAAAGCCGTTTACTTGAAGGCTATGGTTTAACGGAATGTGCACCTTTAGTGACAATGAGCCCTTATAACCAAAAAAGCTATAATGGCTCGATTGGTTTACCGGCATCATCAACCGATATTCGTTTAGTCGGTGCTGATGGTGAAGATGTGGCATTAGGTGAACCGGGTGAGATGTGGGTTAAAGGCCCACAAGTGATGAAGGGATATTACAATCGCCAAAAAGCCACTGACGAAGTGTTAATCGATGGTTGGCTAGCCACCGGTGACATTGCCACCATGGACGAGAATGGTTTCTTTAAAATTGTGGATCGCAAAAAAGACATGATTAACGTGTCTGGTTTTAACGTGTTCCCTAACGAAATTGAAGAAGTAATTGTGTCGCACGAAGGGGTATTGGAAGCTGCCGCTGTGGGCGTGTCTTGCGACATTACTGGCGAGCGCGTCAAAGTGTACATTGTGCGTAAGGACCCAACATTAACAGAACAAGATATTTTTGATCACTGCAATAAAATGCTGACTAACTATAAACGCCCTAAAATCATTGAGTTTATGAATGAATTGCCTAAAAGCAATGTCGGTAAAGTATTGCGTAAAGATCTTCGTAATCAGTCACA
- a CDS encoding SDR family NAD(P)-dependent oxidoreductase — MTISFAGQVAIVTGAGNGLGRSHALELARRGAKVVVNDLGGARDGSGASSAASQDVVRLIEEMGGEAISHGANVANFDEVQDMVQQTMDKWGRVDILINNAGILRDKSFSKMTLDDFKLVMDVHVMGSVNCTKAVWEIMKQQNYGRIVMTTSSSGMYGNFGQSNYGAAKMAVLGLMNTLVLEGAKNNIHINALAPTAGTRMTEDLMPEEIVKAFAPEAVTAGMLTLCDEHAPNRFILCAGAGGYSSASIFETEGCFIPKASQTPETVRDNWEKLTAQDNQKALKSGTQQGEKFVIKAMAFMKSQQQ, encoded by the coding sequence ATGACGATCAGTTTTGCAGGACAAGTAGCCATAGTCACAGGTGCCGGTAATGGTTTAGGTCGCTCTCATGCGTTGGAACTCGCCAGACGTGGTGCTAAAGTGGTGGTAAATGATTTAGGTGGCGCACGTGATGGAAGCGGCGCATCTTCTGCAGCATCGCAAGATGTGGTTCGTTTAATCGAAGAAATGGGCGGTGAAGCCATTAGTCATGGTGCAAACGTCGCTAATTTTGACGAAGTGCAAGACATGGTGCAACAAACCATGGACAAGTGGGGCCGCGTTGATATTTTAATCAATAATGCCGGAATTTTGCGCGATAAGTCGTTTTCTAAAATGACCTTAGATGACTTTAAGTTAGTCATGGATGTCCACGTGATGGGCTCGGTTAACTGCACCAAAGCAGTGTGGGAAATAATGAAACAGCAAAATTATGGTCGTATTGTGATGACCACATCGTCAAGCGGCATGTACGGTAATTTTGGTCAGTCTAATTATGGCGCAGCCAAAATGGCAGTGCTTGGGTTAATGAATACCTTAGTGCTTGAAGGTGCAAAAAATAATATCCACATCAATGCGCTAGCTCCCACTGCGGGGACGCGTATGACTGAAGATTTAATGCCTGAAGAAATCGTTAAAGCCTTCGCGCCAGAAGCGGTAACTGCGGGGATGTTGACCTTGTGTGATGAACACGCGCCAAACCGCTTTATTTTATGTGCCGGAGCGGGTGGTTATTCAAGTGCCAGTATCTTTGAAACAGAAGGTTGTTTTATCCCTAAAGCATCACAAACCCCAGAAACGGTGCGTGACAACTGGGAGAAACTCACTGCGCAAGATAATCAAAAAGCGTTGAAATCTGGTACTCAACAAGGCGAGAAGTTTGTGATCAAGGCGATGGCATTTATGAAATCGCAGCAACAGTAA